In Drosophila yakuba strain Tai18E2 chromosome 2R, Prin_Dyak_Tai18E2_2.1, whole genome shotgun sequence, a single genomic region encodes these proteins:
- the LOC6539232 gene encoding meiosis regulator and mRNA stability factor 1 isoform X2: MGERFYRCWPCDRNGKGENLFYVMENSEPMLHQQLPTSSPTTALYSNFNKPSEAGAAEGPRFNKTGSHVHSPHLNLFQYVRTMSNTTFNSRNRYIPYYNNRSYTASATALSMSSTPLINSHTQIQEQQCAASYQTIVPLYQTTSHCAQQQTKLPLVTPVLDNSFAESNTCSMADIASHNIQINTIPTNVLLPCSRPTTTAVAIQRSASEEGGDKEGHSSAKITEMSDLVTLQITNLDYSLDESHLRSFLLNQLKPITPVVSLLFEGSSYAKVTVPDLYFAKQVVSNLHRKKIGHKRMLVSYTRDSSLTEVNTLRCQVAGLLKDVPFNTLPMYKFRELFQSRFKTSISVLDLYKMQDICNINSDNNEEKFISLNPELVNTLDISPLMEGLQHSVPYCSIHFKKEQHKGWAEQEIEPLPNVFMSISEIQKLIYPLLKVHTGDIPVATLLHCIKEVLNVSIMANENGVNLEHLICCVQGIQVRANNFGIKILGWLEINKEMQSGTFNASSYSLTASDRMNCGSYFKNSVADPLFQISREVIELLKMSPKSTMKFNRFIPAYHNHFGKQCRVADYGYTKLIELFEALSNVVQIMGDGENRQITLTHRIQIRRFTSDLLRVLRVNGNNSVLLSQLSLVFTQTQNKTFDITDYGVCDLIDILDGLVSSNIVTLGTVQNGKDILISMPKRKQTNSEMEKTCVFAGEMIELFQNALQYTISFQKFVRSYHYHFAYQCRLSDYGFLKLADLLDAINGLVEMELTTDEDKKIVLSPKMARRVFSEQCENLIRNATGNPSHCMKLDQVLIMHKKKYGYQIKPKTLGVSDMAMAVELMPYVELKKKEQTIWIICHNNDLEFRFLCYKVCKYVFERDPYVPALTNVRGEVKLPQSQQFLKAIHKSTLVRDFNAEHKDQLSESALLAMQHAIEIYNDGGIQCIRLTRFMRFLIAIVRMLEQRPSMYLYEIKNGLNCGLSTTFEFGFPNLYSVITAHKELFRINNGPTQERSEVSISTNCELRQSSFGKDQYMLESQNQPYYKNQAQRSFHGHFGEYNGLPISQPTQKRSATINNYSTIQTFHADNDLLNLPENRFPSRTISSLPNSFGSALDSGSLSNSYSNKENSMKSLQLFNSSFNSSSELNVTLGAGDLTNISAETAIPADTSYDQPSELWRRRQKNLNHRNSSNFPKSDNGNDGPYVMGNCIALESIYEPTKYGAQTKEKLPFWIDPIWSKGSEQLSHDILNIRIPKAKSTKPFSTILSPYTISKNENLKRQLFNFDNHDRKIA, encoded by the exons ATGGGTGAGCGTTTCTATAG ATGCTGGCCGTGTGATAGAAACGGAAAAGGCGAAAACTTATTTTACGTAATGGAGAATTCCGAGCCCATGCTTCATCAACAGCTACCAACATCATCGCCGACCACCGCCCTGTACTCGAACTTTAATAAACCTTCggaagcaggagcagcagaaggaCCACGTTTTAATAAAACTGGGTCACACGTCCATAGCCC CCACCTGAATCTGTTCCAATATGTTCGTACCATGTCGAACACCACGTTCAATAGCCGCAACCGATATATTCCGTACTATAACAATCGTTCCTACACCGCTTCGGCAACGGCTCTCTCTATGTCGAGTACTCCCCTGATCAACAGCCATACGCAGATCCAAGAGCAACAATGTGCAGCGTCTTACCAAACGATTGTTCCGCTTTATCAGACCACAAGCCACTGTGCGCAGCAACAGACAAAATTGCCATTGGTGACTCCAGTCCTAGACAATTCATTCGCTGAAAGCAACACTTGCTCCATGGCCGACATTGCCTCTCACAACATTCAAATTAATACGATTCCGACTAATGTATTGTTGCCTTGCTCCAGGCCTACAACAACCGCGGTGGCCATCCAAAGGTCAGCCAGCGAAGAAGGTGGAGATAAGGAAGGTCATTCTTCTGCCAAGATTACAGAGATGAGCGATTTGGTAACTTTGCAGATCACCAACTTGGATTACTCGCTTGACGAATCACATCTACGCAGCTTTCTACTTAATCAGCTTAAGCCCATTACGCCCGTTGTGTCACTTCTCTTTGAGGGAAGCTCCTATGCCAAAGTCACTGTTCCTGATCTTTAC TTCGCAAAGCAGGTCGTCTCTAATTTGCACCGTAAGAAGATTGGTCACAAGCGCATGCTGGTCAGTTATACTCGCGATTCCTCCCTAACAGAGGTCAACACACTTCGCTGCCAGGTCGCAGGACTTCTAAAG GATGTCCCGTTCAACACCCTCCCAATGTATAAGTTCAGAGAACTCTTTCAGTCGCGCTTTAAAACCTCAATCAGTGTTTTAGATTTATACAAAATGCAAGACATATGTAACATTAACTCGGACAACAATGAGGAAAAGTTTATCAGCTTAAATCCTGAATTGGTAAACACACTCGATATATCCCCCTTAATGGAAGGACTCCAACATAGTGTTCCTTACTGtagtattcattttaaaaaggaaCAGCACAAAGGATGGGCCGAGCAGGAAATCGAGCCACTACCGAATGTCTTCATGAGCATTTCGGAAATTCAGAAACTAATTTATCCACTCCTCAAGGTACATACGGGCGACATTCCAGTGGCTACCCTTCTACACTGCATCAAAGAAGTGCTTAATGTATCAATAATGGCCAATGAAAATGGCGTCAACTTGGAGCATTTGATCTGCTGTGTTCAGGGCATTCAAGTTCGGGCAAACAATTTTGGCATTAAAATTCTCGGATGGttagaaataaacaaagaaatgcAATCAGGAACTTTTAATGCCAGTTCATATAGCCTAACTGCCAGTGATCGCATGAATTGTGGAAGTTATTTCAAAAACTCAGTTGCCGATCCGCTTTTCCAAATTTCCCGCGAAGTTATAGAGCTGTTAAAGATGTCACCAAAATCAACTATGAAATTCAACCGTTTTATTCCAGCCTATCACAATCACTTCGGAAAGCAATGTCGAGTTGCAGACTATGGTTATACAAAATTAATCGAACTGTTTGAGGCATTGTCAAACGTTGTTCAAATTATGGGAGACGGTGAAAATCGTCAAATTACGCTTACCCACCGTATTCAAATACGCAGGTTTACATCGGACTTATTGCGGGTTTTACGCGTAAATGGTAACAACTCAGTTTTGCTTTCGCAGTTGTCGTTAGTTTTTACGCAGACCCAAAATAAGACATTTGACATCACTGATTATGGAGTGTGCGACCTTATAGACATTCTAGACGGTTTAGTAAGCTCCAATATCGTAACTTTAGGCACTGTACAGAACGGAAAAGATATTCTTATATCAATGCCAAAACGCAAACAGACCAACagtgaaatggaaaaaacGTGTGTGTTCGCTGGCGAAATGATCGAGCTTTTTCAAAACGCTCTTCAGTACACAATTTCATTTCAGAAGTTTGTACGCTCCTATCATTATCACTTCGCATACCAATGTCGTTTAAGTGACTACGGCTTTCTAAAACTGGCCGATCTTTTAGATGCAATTAATGGTTTAGTGGAAATGGAGTTGACAACTGATGAGGACAAGAAAATTGTTCTCTCGCCAAAAATGGCTAGAAGAGTTTTCTCTGAACAATGTGAGAACCTAATTCGCAATGCAACAGGAAACCCATCGCACTGTATGAAGCTAGATCAGGTGCTCATAAtgcacaaaaagaaatatgGCTACCAAATTAAACCGAAAACTTTGGGGGTTTCGGATATGGCTATGGCAGTTGAGCTGATGCCTTACGTCgagttgaaaaaaaaagagcagaCCATTTGGATCATTTGCCACAATAACGATCTTGAGTTTCGTTTTCTTTGCTACAAGGTGTGTAAGTATGTCTTTGAGAGGGATCCTTACGTACCAGCTTTAACAAACGTTAGAGGGGAAGTTAAGTTACCTCAATctcaacaatttttaaaagcgATTCACAAAAGCACATTAGTTAGAGATTTCAATGCTGAACATAAGGACCAGCTGTCAGAGTCAGCTCTTTTAGCCATGCAACATGCGATTGAg ATATACAATGATGGTGGCATACAGTGCATTCGTCTAACCCGTTTCATGAggtttttaattgccattgtACGTATGCTTGAACAGCGACCAAGCATGTATCTGTATGAGATCAAGAATGGTTTAAACTGTGGCCTTAGCACCACTTTTGAATTCGGATTCCCAAACCTATATTCAGTGATTACAGCACATAAAGAACTATTCAGGATTAACAATGGACCAACGCAAGAAAGAAGTGAGGTTTCCATCAGTACCAACTGTGAGC TTCGACAAAGTTCCTTTGGCAAAGACCAGTACATGCTGGAATCCCAGAATCAACCATATTATAAAAATCAAGCACAACGGAGCTTTCATGGTCACTTTGGGGAGTATAATGGACTTCCAATCAGTCAGCCCACCCAGAAACGAAGCGCAACAATCAACAATTATTCTACAATCCAAACATTCCATGCCGATAACGACCTACTTAATCTGCCAGAAAATCGTTTTCCGTCAAGAACCATCTCATCATTGCCTAATAGTTTCGGATCAGCTCTGGACAGTGGTAGTCTTTCCAATAGTTACAGCAACAAGGAAAACTCTATGAAATCTCTTCAGTTATTTAACAGTTCATTTAACTCGTCTAGCGAGCTAAATGTCACTCTAGGAGCAGGAGATCTAACAAACATATCTGCAGAAACAGCTATCCCAGCCGACACTTCATATGATCAACCATCCGAACTTTGGCGTAGACGTCAAAAAAACTTGAATCACCGCAATTCATCAAATTTTCCCAAATCAGATAATGGAAATGACGGTCCTTACGTCATGGGAAATTGCATCGCACTAGAATCCATTTATGAGCCAACGAAGTATGGGGCTCAAACAAAAGAG aaattacCCTTTTGGATTGATCCCATTTGGAGCAAAGGATCGGAACAGCTTAGTCATGACATACTTAACATTCGAATACCCAAGGCCAAATCAACTAAACCGTTTTCCACCATACTCTCACCATACACCATttcgaaaaatgaaaatttaaagcgacaattgtttaattttgataATCACGATCGTAAAATAGCCTAA
- the LOC6539232 gene encoding meiosis regulator and mRNA stability factor 1 isoform X1 codes for MGERFYRCWPCDRNGKGENLFYVMENSEPMLHQQLPTSSPTTALYSNFNKPSEAGAAEGPRFNKTGSHVHSPYVGDGQVKKNSELLSFRSHLNLFQYVRTMSNTTFNSRNRYIPYYNNRSYTASATALSMSSTPLINSHTQIQEQQCAASYQTIVPLYQTTSHCAQQQTKLPLVTPVLDNSFAESNTCSMADIASHNIQINTIPTNVLLPCSRPTTTAVAIQRSASEEGGDKEGHSSAKITEMSDLVTLQITNLDYSLDESHLRSFLLNQLKPITPVVSLLFEGSSYAKVTVPDLYFAKQVVSNLHRKKIGHKRMLVSYTRDSSLTEVNTLRCQVAGLLKDVPFNTLPMYKFRELFQSRFKTSISVLDLYKMQDICNINSDNNEEKFISLNPELVNTLDISPLMEGLQHSVPYCSIHFKKEQHKGWAEQEIEPLPNVFMSISEIQKLIYPLLKVHTGDIPVATLLHCIKEVLNVSIMANENGVNLEHLICCVQGIQVRANNFGIKILGWLEINKEMQSGTFNASSYSLTASDRMNCGSYFKNSVADPLFQISREVIELLKMSPKSTMKFNRFIPAYHNHFGKQCRVADYGYTKLIELFEALSNVVQIMGDGENRQITLTHRIQIRRFTSDLLRVLRVNGNNSVLLSQLSLVFTQTQNKTFDITDYGVCDLIDILDGLVSSNIVTLGTVQNGKDILISMPKRKQTNSEMEKTCVFAGEMIELFQNALQYTISFQKFVRSYHYHFAYQCRLSDYGFLKLADLLDAINGLVEMELTTDEDKKIVLSPKMARRVFSEQCENLIRNATGNPSHCMKLDQVLIMHKKKYGYQIKPKTLGVSDMAMAVELMPYVELKKKEQTIWIICHNNDLEFRFLCYKVCKYVFERDPYVPALTNVRGEVKLPQSQQFLKAIHKSTLVRDFNAEHKDQLSESALLAMQHAIEIYNDGGIQCIRLTRFMRFLIAIVRMLEQRPSMYLYEIKNGLNCGLSTTFEFGFPNLYSVITAHKELFRINNGPTQERSEVSISTNCELRQSSFGKDQYMLESQNQPYYKNQAQRSFHGHFGEYNGLPISQPTQKRSATINNYSTIQTFHADNDLLNLPENRFPSRTISSLPNSFGSALDSGSLSNSYSNKENSMKSLQLFNSSFNSSSELNVTLGAGDLTNISAETAIPADTSYDQPSELWRRRQKNLNHRNSSNFPKSDNGNDGPYVMGNCIALESIYEPTKYGAQTKEKLPFWIDPIWSKGSEQLSHDILNIRIPKAKSTKPFSTILSPYTISKNENLKRQLFNFDNHDRKIA; via the exons ATGGGTGAGCGTTTCTATAG ATGCTGGCCGTGTGATAGAAACGGAAAAGGCGAAAACTTATTTTACGTAATGGAGAATTCCGAGCCCATGCTTCATCAACAGCTACCAACATCATCGCCGACCACCGCCCTGTACTCGAACTTTAATAAACCTTCggaagcaggagcagcagaaggaCCACGTTTTAATAAAACTGGGTCACACGTCCATAGCCCGTATGTAGGCGATGGTCAAGTGAAAAAAAATTCTGAACTCTTATCTTTTCGCAGCCACCTGAATCTGTTCCAATATGTTCGTACCATGTCGAACACCACGTTCAATAGCCGCAACCGATATATTCCGTACTATAACAATCGTTCCTACACCGCTTCGGCAACGGCTCTCTCTATGTCGAGTACTCCCCTGATCAACAGCCATACGCAGATCCAAGAGCAACAATGTGCAGCGTCTTACCAAACGATTGTTCCGCTTTATCAGACCACAAGCCACTGTGCGCAGCAACAGACAAAATTGCCATTGGTGACTCCAGTCCTAGACAATTCATTCGCTGAAAGCAACACTTGCTCCATGGCCGACATTGCCTCTCACAACATTCAAATTAATACGATTCCGACTAATGTATTGTTGCCTTGCTCCAGGCCTACAACAACCGCGGTGGCCATCCAAAGGTCAGCCAGCGAAGAAGGTGGAGATAAGGAAGGTCATTCTTCTGCCAAGATTACAGAGATGAGCGATTTGGTAACTTTGCAGATCACCAACTTGGATTACTCGCTTGACGAATCACATCTACGCAGCTTTCTACTTAATCAGCTTAAGCCCATTACGCCCGTTGTGTCACTTCTCTTTGAGGGAAGCTCCTATGCCAAAGTCACTGTTCCTGATCTTTAC TTCGCAAAGCAGGTCGTCTCTAATTTGCACCGTAAGAAGATTGGTCACAAGCGCATGCTGGTCAGTTATACTCGCGATTCCTCCCTAACAGAGGTCAACACACTTCGCTGCCAGGTCGCAGGACTTCTAAAG GATGTCCCGTTCAACACCCTCCCAATGTATAAGTTCAGAGAACTCTTTCAGTCGCGCTTTAAAACCTCAATCAGTGTTTTAGATTTATACAAAATGCAAGACATATGTAACATTAACTCGGACAACAATGAGGAAAAGTTTATCAGCTTAAATCCTGAATTGGTAAACACACTCGATATATCCCCCTTAATGGAAGGACTCCAACATAGTGTTCCTTACTGtagtattcattttaaaaaggaaCAGCACAAAGGATGGGCCGAGCAGGAAATCGAGCCACTACCGAATGTCTTCATGAGCATTTCGGAAATTCAGAAACTAATTTATCCACTCCTCAAGGTACATACGGGCGACATTCCAGTGGCTACCCTTCTACACTGCATCAAAGAAGTGCTTAATGTATCAATAATGGCCAATGAAAATGGCGTCAACTTGGAGCATTTGATCTGCTGTGTTCAGGGCATTCAAGTTCGGGCAAACAATTTTGGCATTAAAATTCTCGGATGGttagaaataaacaaagaaatgcAATCAGGAACTTTTAATGCCAGTTCATATAGCCTAACTGCCAGTGATCGCATGAATTGTGGAAGTTATTTCAAAAACTCAGTTGCCGATCCGCTTTTCCAAATTTCCCGCGAAGTTATAGAGCTGTTAAAGATGTCACCAAAATCAACTATGAAATTCAACCGTTTTATTCCAGCCTATCACAATCACTTCGGAAAGCAATGTCGAGTTGCAGACTATGGTTATACAAAATTAATCGAACTGTTTGAGGCATTGTCAAACGTTGTTCAAATTATGGGAGACGGTGAAAATCGTCAAATTACGCTTACCCACCGTATTCAAATACGCAGGTTTACATCGGACTTATTGCGGGTTTTACGCGTAAATGGTAACAACTCAGTTTTGCTTTCGCAGTTGTCGTTAGTTTTTACGCAGACCCAAAATAAGACATTTGACATCACTGATTATGGAGTGTGCGACCTTATAGACATTCTAGACGGTTTAGTAAGCTCCAATATCGTAACTTTAGGCACTGTACAGAACGGAAAAGATATTCTTATATCAATGCCAAAACGCAAACAGACCAACagtgaaatggaaaaaacGTGTGTGTTCGCTGGCGAAATGATCGAGCTTTTTCAAAACGCTCTTCAGTACACAATTTCATTTCAGAAGTTTGTACGCTCCTATCATTATCACTTCGCATACCAATGTCGTTTAAGTGACTACGGCTTTCTAAAACTGGCCGATCTTTTAGATGCAATTAATGGTTTAGTGGAAATGGAGTTGACAACTGATGAGGACAAGAAAATTGTTCTCTCGCCAAAAATGGCTAGAAGAGTTTTCTCTGAACAATGTGAGAACCTAATTCGCAATGCAACAGGAAACCCATCGCACTGTATGAAGCTAGATCAGGTGCTCATAAtgcacaaaaagaaatatgGCTACCAAATTAAACCGAAAACTTTGGGGGTTTCGGATATGGCTATGGCAGTTGAGCTGATGCCTTACGTCgagttgaaaaaaaaagagcagaCCATTTGGATCATTTGCCACAATAACGATCTTGAGTTTCGTTTTCTTTGCTACAAGGTGTGTAAGTATGTCTTTGAGAGGGATCCTTACGTACCAGCTTTAACAAACGTTAGAGGGGAAGTTAAGTTACCTCAATctcaacaatttttaaaagcgATTCACAAAAGCACATTAGTTAGAGATTTCAATGCTGAACATAAGGACCAGCTGTCAGAGTCAGCTCTTTTAGCCATGCAACATGCGATTGAg ATATACAATGATGGTGGCATACAGTGCATTCGTCTAACCCGTTTCATGAggtttttaattgccattgtACGTATGCTTGAACAGCGACCAAGCATGTATCTGTATGAGATCAAGAATGGTTTAAACTGTGGCCTTAGCACCACTTTTGAATTCGGATTCCCAAACCTATATTCAGTGATTACAGCACATAAAGAACTATTCAGGATTAACAATGGACCAACGCAAGAAAGAAGTGAGGTTTCCATCAGTACCAACTGTGAGC TTCGACAAAGTTCCTTTGGCAAAGACCAGTACATGCTGGAATCCCAGAATCAACCATATTATAAAAATCAAGCACAACGGAGCTTTCATGGTCACTTTGGGGAGTATAATGGACTTCCAATCAGTCAGCCCACCCAGAAACGAAGCGCAACAATCAACAATTATTCTACAATCCAAACATTCCATGCCGATAACGACCTACTTAATCTGCCAGAAAATCGTTTTCCGTCAAGAACCATCTCATCATTGCCTAATAGTTTCGGATCAGCTCTGGACAGTGGTAGTCTTTCCAATAGTTACAGCAACAAGGAAAACTCTATGAAATCTCTTCAGTTATTTAACAGTTCATTTAACTCGTCTAGCGAGCTAAATGTCACTCTAGGAGCAGGAGATCTAACAAACATATCTGCAGAAACAGCTATCCCAGCCGACACTTCATATGATCAACCATCCGAACTTTGGCGTAGACGTCAAAAAAACTTGAATCACCGCAATTCATCAAATTTTCCCAAATCAGATAATGGAAATGACGGTCCTTACGTCATGGGAAATTGCATCGCACTAGAATCCATTTATGAGCCAACGAAGTATGGGGCTCAAACAAAAGAG aaattacCCTTTTGGATTGATCCCATTTGGAGCAAAGGATCGGAACAGCTTAGTCATGACATACTTAACATTCGAATACCCAAGGCCAAATCAACTAAACCGTTTTCCACCATACTCTCACCATACACCATttcgaaaaatgaaaatttaaagcgacaattgtttaattttgataATCACGATCGTAAAATAGCCTAA
- the LOC6539232 gene encoding meiosis regulator and mRNA stability factor 1 isoform X3, with product MPKSLFLIFTHLLFFPLTISFLKFAKQVVSNLHRKKIGHKRMLVSYTRDSSLTEVNTLRCQVAGLLKDVPFNTLPMYKFRELFQSRFKTSISVLDLYKMQDICNINSDNNEEKFISLNPELVNTLDISPLMEGLQHSVPYCSIHFKKEQHKGWAEQEIEPLPNVFMSISEIQKLIYPLLKVHTGDIPVATLLHCIKEVLNVSIMANENGVNLEHLICCVQGIQVRANNFGIKILGWLEINKEMQSGTFNASSYSLTASDRMNCGSYFKNSVADPLFQISREVIELLKMSPKSTMKFNRFIPAYHNHFGKQCRVADYGYTKLIELFEALSNVVQIMGDGENRQITLTHRIQIRRFTSDLLRVLRVNGNNSVLLSQLSLVFTQTQNKTFDITDYGVCDLIDILDGLVSSNIVTLGTVQNGKDILISMPKRKQTNSEMEKTCVFAGEMIELFQNALQYTISFQKFVRSYHYHFAYQCRLSDYGFLKLADLLDAINGLVEMELTTDEDKKIVLSPKMARRVFSEQCENLIRNATGNPSHCMKLDQVLIMHKKKYGYQIKPKTLGVSDMAMAVELMPYVELKKKEQTIWIICHNNDLEFRFLCYKVCKYVFERDPYVPALTNVRGEVKLPQSQQFLKAIHKSTLVRDFNAEHKDQLSESALLAMQHAIEIYNDGGIQCIRLTRFMRFLIAIVRMLEQRPSMYLYEIKNGLNCGLSTTFEFGFPNLYSVITAHKELFRINNGPTQERSEVSISTNCELRQSSFGKDQYMLESQNQPYYKNQAQRSFHGHFGEYNGLPISQPTQKRSATINNYSTIQTFHADNDLLNLPENRFPSRTISSLPNSFGSALDSGSLSNSYSNKENSMKSLQLFNSSFNSSSELNVTLGAGDLTNISAETAIPADTSYDQPSELWRRRQKNLNHRNSSNFPKSDNGNDGPYVMGNCIALESIYEPTKYGAQTKEKLPFWIDPIWSKGSEQLSHDILNIRIPKAKSTKPFSTILSPYTISKNENLKRQLFNFDNHDRKIA from the exons ATGCCAAAGTCACTGTTCCTGATCTTTAC GCACTTACTCTTTTTTCCTCTGACGATCTCCTTTCTTAAGTTCGCAAAGCAGGTCGTCTCTAATTTGCACCGTAAGAAGATTGGTCACAAGCGCATGCTGGTCAGTTATACTCGCGATTCCTCCCTAACAGAGGTCAACACACTTCGCTGCCAGGTCGCAGGACTTCTAAAG GATGTCCCGTTCAACACCCTCCCAATGTATAAGTTCAGAGAACTCTTTCAGTCGCGCTTTAAAACCTCAATCAGTGTTTTAGATTTATACAAAATGCAAGACATATGTAACATTAACTCGGACAACAATGAGGAAAAGTTTATCAGCTTAAATCCTGAATTGGTAAACACACTCGATATATCCCCCTTAATGGAAGGACTCCAACATAGTGTTCCTTACTGtagtattcattttaaaaaggaaCAGCACAAAGGATGGGCCGAGCAGGAAATCGAGCCACTACCGAATGTCTTCATGAGCATTTCGGAAATTCAGAAACTAATTTATCCACTCCTCAAGGTACATACGGGCGACATTCCAGTGGCTACCCTTCTACACTGCATCAAAGAAGTGCTTAATGTATCAATAATGGCCAATGAAAATGGCGTCAACTTGGAGCATTTGATCTGCTGTGTTCAGGGCATTCAAGTTCGGGCAAACAATTTTGGCATTAAAATTCTCGGATGGttagaaataaacaaagaaatgcAATCAGGAACTTTTAATGCCAGTTCATATAGCCTAACTGCCAGTGATCGCATGAATTGTGGAAGTTATTTCAAAAACTCAGTTGCCGATCCGCTTTTCCAAATTTCCCGCGAAGTTATAGAGCTGTTAAAGATGTCACCAAAATCAACTATGAAATTCAACCGTTTTATTCCAGCCTATCACAATCACTTCGGAAAGCAATGTCGAGTTGCAGACTATGGTTATACAAAATTAATCGAACTGTTTGAGGCATTGTCAAACGTTGTTCAAATTATGGGAGACGGTGAAAATCGTCAAATTACGCTTACCCACCGTATTCAAATACGCAGGTTTACATCGGACTTATTGCGGGTTTTACGCGTAAATGGTAACAACTCAGTTTTGCTTTCGCAGTTGTCGTTAGTTTTTACGCAGACCCAAAATAAGACATTTGACATCACTGATTATGGAGTGTGCGACCTTATAGACATTCTAGACGGTTTAGTAAGCTCCAATATCGTAACTTTAGGCACTGTACAGAACGGAAAAGATATTCTTATATCAATGCCAAAACGCAAACAGACCAACagtgaaatggaaaaaacGTGTGTGTTCGCTGGCGAAATGATCGAGCTTTTTCAAAACGCTCTTCAGTACACAATTTCATTTCAGAAGTTTGTACGCTCCTATCATTATCACTTCGCATACCAATGTCGTTTAAGTGACTACGGCTTTCTAAAACTGGCCGATCTTTTAGATGCAATTAATGGTTTAGTGGAAATGGAGTTGACAACTGATGAGGACAAGAAAATTGTTCTCTCGCCAAAAATGGCTAGAAGAGTTTTCTCTGAACAATGTGAGAACCTAATTCGCAATGCAACAGGAAACCCATCGCACTGTATGAAGCTAGATCAGGTGCTCATAAtgcacaaaaagaaatatgGCTACCAAATTAAACCGAAAACTTTGGGGGTTTCGGATATGGCTATGGCAGTTGAGCTGATGCCTTACGTCgagttgaaaaaaaaagagcagaCCATTTGGATCATTTGCCACAATAACGATCTTGAGTTTCGTTTTCTTTGCTACAAGGTGTGTAAGTATGTCTTTGAGAGGGATCCTTACGTACCAGCTTTAACAAACGTTAGAGGGGAAGTTAAGTTACCTCAATctcaacaatttttaaaagcgATTCACAAAAGCACATTAGTTAGAGATTTCAATGCTGAACATAAGGACCAGCTGTCAGAGTCAGCTCTTTTAGCCATGCAACATGCGATTGAg ATATACAATGATGGTGGCATACAGTGCATTCGTCTAACCCGTTTCATGAggtttttaattgccattgtACGTATGCTTGAACAGCGACCAAGCATGTATCTGTATGAGATCAAGAATGGTTTAAACTGTGGCCTTAGCACCACTTTTGAATTCGGATTCCCAAACCTATATTCAGTGATTACAGCACATAAAGAACTATTCAGGATTAACAATGGACCAACGCAAGAAAGAAGTGAGGTTTCCATCAGTACCAACTGTGAGC TTCGACAAAGTTCCTTTGGCAAAGACCAGTACATGCTGGAATCCCAGAATCAACCATATTATAAAAATCAAGCACAACGGAGCTTTCATGGTCACTTTGGGGAGTATAATGGACTTCCAATCAGTCAGCCCACCCAGAAACGAAGCGCAACAATCAACAATTATTCTACAATCCAAACATTCCATGCCGATAACGACCTACTTAATCTGCCAGAAAATCGTTTTCCGTCAAGAACCATCTCATCATTGCCTAATAGTTTCGGATCAGCTCTGGACAGTGGTAGTCTTTCCAATAGTTACAGCAACAAGGAAAACTCTATGAAATCTCTTCAGTTATTTAACAGTTCATTTAACTCGTCTAGCGAGCTAAATGTCACTCTAGGAGCAGGAGATCTAACAAACATATCTGCAGAAACAGCTATCCCAGCCGACACTTCATATGATCAACCATCCGAACTTTGGCGTAGACGTCAAAAAAACTTGAATCACCGCAATTCATCAAATTTTCCCAAATCAGATAATGGAAATGACGGTCCTTACGTCATGGGAAATTGCATCGCACTAGAATCCATTTATGAGCCAACGAAGTATGGGGCTCAAACAAAAGAG aaattacCCTTTTGGATTGATCCCATTTGGAGCAAAGGATCGGAACAGCTTAGTCATGACATACTTAACATTCGAATACCCAAGGCCAAATCAACTAAACCGTTTTCCACCATACTCTCACCATACACCATttcgaaaaatgaaaatttaaagcgacaattgtttaattttgataATCACGATCGTAAAATAGCCTAA